One Dermacentor silvarum isolate Dsil-2018 chromosome 10, BIME_Dsil_1.4, whole genome shotgun sequence genomic window carries:
- the LOC119466133 gene encoding uncharacterized protein LOC119466133 isoform X1, translating to MTQLAFACYMSSAETVIAAPFIYSWLRCFALRGAPARRCLFSAWPSRRWVVRKLLTAVQRADISCTLALSPCLFRHAMSRFGRQQYWWLFVATTVCLHVFGLCLAENREERNLADSTGSIVDVNKLSKVLSDIAYAGKTVKDALSKAWQSVSKLKIFQRKHKKVLEPIVPAEP from the exons ATGACACAGCTGGCTTTCGCATGTTATATGAGTAGCGCAGAAACCGTCATAGCCGCTCCTTTTATTTATTCCTGGCTTCGGTGCTTCGCTTTACGAGGCGCCCCTGCGCGACGATGCTTGTTTTCTGCGTGGCCAAGTCGTCGGTGGGTCGTGCGTAAACTTCTGACGGCTGTTCAGCGAGCGGATATCTCTTGCACCTTAGCGCTCTCCCCCTGCTTGTTCCGCCACGCCATGAGTCGCTTCGGGCGCCAACAGTACTGGTGGCTCTTCGTCGCCACCACTGTCTGTCTGCACG TCTTTGGGTTGTGCTTGGCCGAAAACAGGGAGGAGAGAAACCTCG CAGACAGCACAGGTTCCATTGTTGATGTAAACAAGCTTTCGAAAGTTCTTTCGGATATCGCCTATGCTGGAAAGACAG TTAAAGATGCTTTGTCGAAAGCGTGGCAAAGTGTGTCCAAGCTAAAGATCTTCCAAAGGAAAC ACAAGAAAGTGCTGGAGCCCATCGTTCCTGCAGAGCCATGA
- the LOC119466133 gene encoding uncharacterized protein LOC119466133 isoform X2 → MTQLAFACYMSSAETVIAAPFIYSWLRCFALRGAPARRCLFSAWPSRRWVVRKLLTAVQRADISCTLALSPCLFRHAMSRFGRQQYWWLFVATTVCLHVFGLCLAENREERNLDSTGSIVDVNKLSKVLSDIAYAGKTVKDALSKAWQSVSKLKIFQRKHKKVLEPIVPAEP, encoded by the exons ATGACACAGCTGGCTTTCGCATGTTATATGAGTAGCGCAGAAACCGTCATAGCCGCTCCTTTTATTTATTCCTGGCTTCGGTGCTTCGCTTTACGAGGCGCCCCTGCGCGACGATGCTTGTTTTCTGCGTGGCCAAGTCGTCGGTGGGTCGTGCGTAAACTTCTGACGGCTGTTCAGCGAGCGGATATCTCTTGCACCTTAGCGCTCTCCCCCTGCTTGTTCCGCCACGCCATGAGTCGCTTCGGGCGCCAACAGTACTGGTGGCTCTTCGTCGCCACCACTGTCTGTCTGCACG TCTTTGGGTTGTGCTTGGCCGAAAACAGGGAGGAGAGAAACCTCG ACAGCACAGGTTCCATTGTTGATGTAAACAAGCTTTCGAAAGTTCTTTCGGATATCGCCTATGCTGGAAAGACAG TTAAAGATGCTTTGTCGAAAGCGTGGCAAAGTGTGTCCAAGCTAAAGATCTTCCAAAGGAAAC ACAAGAAAGTGCTGGAGCCCATCGTTCCTGCAGAGCCATGA
- the LOC119430926 gene encoding solute carrier family 22 member 7 → MSKANVFSEAMELISARRKSSKKLVTIGLATSTESSRTKDGIQPDAVTLLDSSMLRNTVAPSEESNQQPATSSTNIPCHAAYPTTAPRPPLDLDRILGSGLFQWIIVAFAHLSSALVVMHHMSMQTFLLPVAHWCRPPSEVNVSANRWKAENIPRRSDGTYSQCTMYAPEAAEVNGTRVEVACVEWQFDLLPGETTIVSEWSLVCDRAWYVSVAFVYNRVGVVISVLFFGQISDKVGRLPAVYVCTVLTVASAGGAMLARTFVNFVAARILLASSLSVLELAMLVILFENSGDKHREGYICLAMAGTVVASILARLLTLPPRNYKALEVVTFSLTMTLAPVLCLLGESISWLLVSNNVEQAEKAIRRAAAWNNHQVNEEGLFLTVSTFHTPVVTAENELPHVSDQQGSVEANSYALLDLVHHFAVLVRYGPEWAV, encoded by the exons ATGTCCAAGGCGAACGTCTTCTCGGAAGCCATGGAGCTGATTTCTGCTCGGCGAAAGTCATCGAAGAAACTCGTGACCATCGGCCTGGCTACCAGTACCGAGTCATCCAG AACGAAGGACGGGATCCAGCCAGATGCTGTTACCCTGCTTGACAGTTCCATGCTCCGCAACACGGTCGCCCCATCGGAGGAATCGAACCAGCAGCCCGCCACCAGTAGCACGAACATTCCGTGCCACGCTGCCTACCCGACCACGGCTCCTCGGCCACCTTTAGACCTGGACAGGATCCTGGGCAGCGGCTTGTTCCAGTGGATCATCGTGGCCTTCGCTCACCTGTCGTCCGCCCTGGTCGTAATGCATCACATGTCCATGCAGACGTTCCTCCTGCCTGTGGCACACTGGTGCCGGCCTCCCTCCGAAGTCAACGTAAGCGCCAACCGCTGGAAGGCGGAGAACATCCCGCGCCGATCAGACGGCACCTACAGCCAGTGCACAATGTACGCACCCGAAGCGGCCGAAGTGAACGGCACGCGCGTCGAAGTGGCCTGCGTCGAGTGGCAGTTCGACCTGCTGCCGGGCGAAACCACCATTGTCAGCGAGTGGAGCCTGGTGTGCGATCGAGCCTGGTACGTGTCCGTCGCCTTCGTCTACAACAGAGTCGGCGTCGTCATCTCCGTGCTTTTTTTCGGCCAGATATCGGACAAGGTTGGCCGACTGCCCGCTGTCTACGTTTGCACAGTCCTTACTGTGGCATCTGCCGGCGGCGCTATGCTAGCGCGGACGTTCGTCAACTTCGTAGCCGCCCGGATTCTTCTCGCGTCATCGCTGAGCGTCCTCGAGCTCGCTATGCTTGTCATTCTGTTTGAGAACTCGGGCGACAAGCACCGGGAAGGCTATATCTGCCTGGCCATGGCCGGAACAGTCGTTGCAAGCATCCTGGCTCGATTGCTAACCCTACCGCCGAGGAATTACAAGGCGCTGGAAGTGGTCACTTTCTCCCTCACGATGACACTTGCGCCAGTGTTATGCCTTCTGGGTGAGTCCATCAGCTGGCTTCTAGTATCGAACAACGTCGAGCAGGCTGAGAAGGCGATACGGCGCGCCGCCGCATGGAACAACCACCAGGTCAACGAGGAGGGCCTGTTCTTAACCGTCTCGACCTTTCACACCCCAGTGGTAACTGCCGAAAATGAACTTCCTCACGTTTCTGACCAGCAAGGAAGTGTGGAAGCGAACAGCTACGCTCTGCTGGACTTGGTTCACCATTTTGCTGTCCTTGTACGGTATGGGCCTGAATGGGCGGTCTGA
- the LOC119466017 gene encoding barrier-to-autointegration factor isoform X2 has product MKRKRTLRRARREGEQRIYTPYSERLHSPLVRLCSALRFDTYSVLPAQNRAMSSTSQKHRNFVSEPMGEKDVTDLAGIGDVLGKRLKNKAFDKAYVVLGQFLVMKKNKQMFESWLKSTCDANSKQAGDCYQCLHDWCQEFL; this is encoded by the exons ATGAAGAGGAAAAGGACGTTGCGTCGCGCGCGACGAGAAGGCGAGCAGCGCATTTACACGCCGTATTCAGAACGTCTGCACTCTCCACTCGTTCGCCTCTGCAGCGCTTTACGCTTCGACACCTATTCCGTTTTACCAGCG CAAAACCGAGCCATGTCTTCGACGTCACAGAAGCACCGGAACTTTGTCTCCGAGCCCATGGGGGAGAAGGACGTGACGGACCTTGCCGGTATTGGCGACGTCCTCGGCAAGCGGCTGAAAAACAAAGCGTTTGATAAG GCCTATGTCGTCCTTGGGCAGTTCTTGGTGATGAAGAAGAACAAGCAAATGTTTGAAAGCTGGTTGAAAAGTACCTGCGATGCCAACAGCAAGCAAGCGGGAGACTGCTACCAGTGCTTGCACGACTGGTGCCAGGAGTTCTTGTAA
- the LOC119466017 gene encoding barrier-to-autointegration factor isoform X3: MSSTSQKHRNFVSEPMGEKDVTDLAGIGDVLGKRLKNKAFDKAYVVLGQFLVMKKNKQMFESWLKSTCDANSKQAGDCYQCLHDWCQEFL, translated from the exons ATGTCTTCGACGTCACAGAAGCACCGGAACTTTGTCTCCGAGCCCATGGGGGAGAAGGACGTGACGGACCTTGCCGGTATTGGCGACGTCCTCGGCAAGCGGCTGAAAAACAAAGCGTTTGATAAG GCCTATGTCGTCCTTGGGCAGTTCTTGGTGATGAAGAAGAACAAGCAAATGTTTGAAAGCTGGTTGAAAAGTACCTGCGATGCCAACAGCAAGCAAGCGGGAGACTGCTACCAGTGCTTGCACGACTGGTGCCAGGAGTTCTTGTAA